In one window of Candidatus Methanosuratincola sp. DNA:
- a CDS encoding ATPase, T2SS/T4P/T4SS family, with the protein MTEVIPDVSSISSGFIADLVSAGKIEKGIVIPGAVLNAIRKSSEKGDLIALEELEKLKNCAESIGVKIQVEKWERLGEDPDESVLRLAMEKGYTIVTSNENLAKTAESVGLSVIKGRTHIAGEPLFLRFFDKDTMSVHLKEGIQPRAKVGKPGRWKLIEIGKEPMSKTELEKIIQDIHERAEAGEGFLEVKREGSHILMVKDSRVIITFPPFSDRLEVTITKKVAELEIEDYHLPEKLLNRFKERAEGILISGAPGMGKTTFAQALAKFYLRENKIIKTIESPRDLSLPKLATEYSKTHSSSEELHDVLLLSRPDYTFFDEMRDTEDFKIFTDLRLAGVGMVGVIHATSPIDSIQRFIGRVELGVIPSVIDTVIFINNGNVERVYDLETSVKIPHGLTESDLTRPVVLVRNFLDGEVEYELYVFGERTFVVPVKRREAKGTPSMRPIISRVLGKYIDMEEVEIETGEGEVRVIVPPERISMVARKTRKKLQKIEEKLGTKIILKPR; encoded by the coding sequence ATGACCGAAGTCATTCCAGACGTATCATCAATAAGTTCAGGGTTCATTGCGGATCTCGTGAGCGCCGGCAAGATCGAAAAGGGCATCGTGATCCCCGGGGCGGTCCTGAACGCAATAAGGAAGAGTTCTGAGAAGGGCGATCTCATCGCCCTCGAGGAGCTCGAGAAGCTGAAGAACTGCGCGGAGAGCATAGGTGTAAAGATCCAAGTGGAGAAGTGGGAAAGGCTGGGAGAGGACCCGGACGAGTCCGTCCTGAGGCTCGCGATGGAGAAGGGCTACACGATCGTCACTTCAAACGAAAACCTTGCCAAGACAGCAGAGTCGGTCGGGCTCAGCGTGATAAAGGGAAGGACGCACATTGCCGGCGAGCCACTCTTCCTGAGGTTCTTCGACAAGGACACGATGTCGGTCCACCTAAAGGAGGGGATCCAGCCGAGGGCAAAGGTAGGCAAGCCCGGCAGGTGGAAGCTCATCGAGATCGGGAAGGAGCCGATGAGCAAGACCGAACTCGAGAAGATAATCCAGGACATCCACGAGAGGGCAGAGGCAGGCGAGGGCTTCCTTGAGGTGAAGAGGGAGGGTTCGCACATACTCATGGTTAAGGACAGCAGGGTGATCATCACTTTCCCGCCCTTCTCGGACAGGCTCGAGGTCACAATAACCAAGAAGGTGGCTGAGCTCGAGATCGAGGACTACCACCTCCCGGAGAAGCTCCTGAACAGGTTCAAGGAGAGGGCCGAGGGGATACTGATCTCCGGCGCCCCAGGCATGGGGAAGACGACTTTTGCTCAAGCACTTGCAAAGTTCTACCTGAGGGAGAACAAGATCATAAAGACCATCGAGTCCCCCCGGGACCTGAGCCTCCCGAAGCTGGCAACCGAGTACTCGAAGACCCACTCTTCCTCGGAGGAGCTGCACGATGTCCTCCTTCTGAGCAGGCCGGACTATACTTTCTTCGATGAGATGAGGGACACCGAGGACTTTAAGATCTTCACCGACCTAAGGCTTGCTGGTGTTGGGATGGTGGGGGTCATACACGCCACCTCCCCGATCGACTCGATCCAGAGATTCATCGGGAGGGTCGAGCTCGGCGTGATACCGTCGGTGATCGACACTGTCATATTCATCAACAACGGCAATGTCGAGAGGGTCTACGACCTTGAGACCAGCGTGAAAATACCACACGGGTTGACCGAGTCGGACCTGACGCGGCCGGTAGTCCTTGTCAGGAACTTCCTCGACGGGGAGGTCGAATACGAGCTGTACGTGTTTGGAGAGAGGACTTTTGTAGTCCCGGTGAAGCGGCGCGAGGCCAAGGGCACTCCGTCAATGAGGCCCATAATCAGCCGGGTTTTAGGCAAGTACATCGACATGGAGGAGGTTGAGATCGAGACCGGGGAGGGAGAAGTCAGGGTAATCGTCCCCCCTGAGAGGATATCGATGGTAGCCAGAAAAACCAGGAAGAAGCTCCAGAAGATCGAGGAGAAGCTGGGCACAAAGATCATTCTCAAGCCAAGGTAA
- a CDS encoding radical SAM protein — MSDRENPKWAGIGSKFAHLTAAHPCFGVKAHFTAARIHLPIAPRCNIQCRYCVRKLDKCEQKPGVAACIMDDETAFKRLEAELKSNPNLRVVGIAGPGDPLENEATYRVLERVKESHPDLILCLSTNGLLLEDVAWKLKEAGVSTVTVTINAVDPSVGSKIYEWVRYNGKKLEGTEGAELLIRKQFKGIEELVKRGIVVRINTVLIPGVNDDQIPRIAEEASKRGASLMNIIPLIPQHGFKDYRRPTCEELNEARSAAEKYLPQFRLCRQCRADAAGIPGREKGAGTTSEYFHG; from the coding sequence ATGTCGGACAGAGAGAACCCCAAGTGGGCAGGGATAGGCTCCAAGTTTGCCCACCTCACGGCAGCCCACCCTTGCTTTGGCGTGAAGGCTCACTTCACAGCCGCAAGAATACACCTCCCAATAGCGCCGAGGTGTAACATCCAGTGTAGATACTGCGTGAGGAAGCTCGACAAGTGTGAGCAGAAGCCAGGTGTTGCGGCATGCATAATGGACGACGAGACGGCATTCAAGAGGCTTGAAGCAGAGCTGAAGAGCAACCCAAACCTGAGGGTCGTCGGAATAGCCGGACCTGGGGATCCGCTCGAGAACGAGGCAACTTACAGGGTGCTCGAGCGGGTAAAGGAAAGCCACCCCGATCTCATATTATGCCTCTCAACGAACGGTCTGCTGCTCGAGGATGTCGCATGGAAGCTGAAGGAGGCTGGTGTCAGTACCGTAACAGTCACGATAAATGCCGTTGACCCTTCAGTGGGATCAAAGATCTATGAGTGGGTGAGGTATAACGGGAAGAAGCTTGAAGGCACAGAGGGCGCGGAGCTGCTGATACGGAAGCAGTTTAAGGGGATCGAAGAGCTTGTGAAGAGAGGGATAGTCGTCAGGATAAACACAGTCCTGATACCGGGGGTCAACGATGACCAGATACCGCGCATCGCAGAGGAGGCCTCGAAGAGGGGCGCCAGCCTCATGAACATAATACCGCTCATACCGCAGCATGGCTTCAAGGACTATAGGAGGCCGACATGCGAGGAGCTCAATGAGGCGAGGAGTGCCGCGGAAAAGTACCTCCCGCAATTCAGACTATGCCGGCAGTGCAGGGCAGACGCGGCAGGCATCCCTGGGAGGGAAAAGGGGGCCGGCACGACCTCGGAGTACTTTCACGGATGA
- a CDS encoding phosphoglycolate phosphatase, which translates to MIRAVATDVDGTITDDNSIIEIEAIEAIRKLEGRGIRVILCSGNALCILKALSRYIGCNGPTVAENGGVVEYRGKIKILGERGLGRKAVDHLKAVYGDVIREAWSNPHRYVDAAIMRTIDYSKVVSEVNKFEGIKVIDSGFAYHILDKRVDKGIGLLEALKWAGISREEVAGVGDSSTDAELLRAARVRCVVANGDESIKKEADYVSKSPFGKGFAEITDAILSGKIGIP; encoded by the coding sequence ATGATAAGGGCTGTTGCCACCGATGTGGACGGGACGATCACAGACGACAACTCGATAATTGAGATCGAGGCGATTGAGGCGATAAGAAAGCTTGAGGGGAGGGGGATAAGGGTCATCCTCTGCTCGGGCAACGCGCTCTGCATACTGAAGGCCCTCTCTAGGTACATCGGTTGCAATGGACCGACGGTAGCAGAGAATGGGGGCGTCGTTGAATATAGAGGGAAGATAAAGATCCTTGGCGAGAGGGGGCTCGGCAGGAAGGCGGTTGATCACCTCAAGGCAGTATACGGTGACGTGATAAGGGAAGCCTGGTCAAACCCTCATAGGTACGTGGATGCCGCGATAATGAGAACGATCGATTACTCAAAAGTTGTGTCGGAGGTTAACAAATTCGAAGGGATCAAGGTAATTGACAGCGGGTTCGCATACCACATTCTTGACAAGAGGGTCGACAAGGGCATCGGTCTCCTCGAGGCACTCAAGTGGGCAGGGATCAGCAGGGAAGAGGTGGCAGGTGTGGGGGACAGCTCGACTGACGCGGAGCTGCTTCGCGCCGCAAGGGTTAGGTGCGTCGTCGCCAACGGGGACGAGTCGATCAAGAAGGAAGCCGACTACGTATCCAAGTCCCCATTCGGGAAAGGGTTCGCCGAGATAACAGATGCTATCCTTTCAGGAAAGATCGGGATCCCCTGA
- a CDS encoding MBL fold metallo-hydrolase RNA specificity domain-containing protein, giving the protein MRFLVMPQLRLLGAGREVGRSCIRLDVNNHHFLLDCGIDPAATGPNALPDFSGTDIGNLDALFVSHAHLDHTGAIPALVRSGFKGKVFMTLPTLALVKLLWQDELSIMEREWAREDRLWSSKEMHQVLNKLAVPTTYHEVFKLDSISVNFHNAGHILGSTMTEIMYRGFRLVYSGDLGTSSNHLRYWRTEDLVYPDVLICEGTYGGKNRKSREETSKDFIESVRSTIESGGKILIPTFSVGKAQEILKILKDSWNKIPNVEVYLEGMAIETLRIYEQFLIYMDDKVRRAYLFNNINPFRWEALRTFKSITERKRLYERDCACIVLAPSGMLRGGWSVWHMIKMAPGEKNLIALCGHMEEGTTGHQLMSGVRNFTLRDMISKESKEVDVRCKVAHFDISAHAMHNELCNYISRIKPERLVLVHGDEESLNALAESVKQHTGEIIIPSVGEIVDLEHRPLSSTQEVHVEVPISQSTSIIVPKSFSMRVRHHGRDRFMRAEDIRSLINTK; this is encoded by the coding sequence TTGAGGTTTCTCGTGATGCCCCAGCTGAGGCTGCTAGGAGCAGGACGCGAGGTAGGACGCTCGTGCATACGCCTAGACGTGAATAACCACCACTTTCTCCTCGACTGCGGTATAGACCCTGCTGCAACAGGGCCAAATGCGTTGCCGGATTTTTCGGGGACTGACATAGGGAATTTGGACGCTTTATTCGTTTCCCATGCGCACCTTGATCACACCGGAGCAATACCTGCGCTGGTGAGGAGCGGCTTCAAGGGCAAGGTGTTCATGACCCTACCCACGCTTGCGCTCGTCAAGCTCCTCTGGCAGGATGAGCTGTCAATAATGGAAAGGGAGTGGGCTAGGGAGGATCGCTTATGGTCCTCCAAGGAGATGCATCAGGTGCTGAACAAGCTTGCGGTCCCGACGACCTACCACGAGGTCTTCAAGCTCGACTCGATAAGCGTGAACTTCCACAATGCGGGGCACATACTGGGGTCAACGATGACTGAGATAATGTACAGGGGATTCAGACTCGTATACTCGGGAGACCTGGGGACCTCATCCAACCACCTCAGGTACTGGCGCACTGAGGACTTGGTCTACCCAGACGTGCTGATATGCGAGGGAACCTATGGTGGGAAGAACAGAAAGAGCAGGGAGGAGACGAGCAAGGACTTCATCGAATCCGTGAGGTCGACGATAGAGTCCGGCGGGAAGATCCTGATCCCGACATTCTCTGTGGGGAAGGCGCAGGAGATCCTAAAGATTCTAAAGGACAGCTGGAACAAAATCCCGAACGTAGAGGTCTACTTGGAAGGCATGGCAATTGAGACGCTCAGGATATATGAGCAGTTCCTGATCTACATGGACGACAAGGTCAGGCGCGCCTATCTATTCAACAACATCAACCCGTTCCGGTGGGAGGCCCTCCGAACCTTCAAGAGCATTACTGAAAGGAAACGCCTCTACGAGAGGGACTGTGCGTGCATAGTGCTTGCACCATCCGGGATGCTGAGAGGTGGATGGAGCGTCTGGCATATGATAAAGATGGCGCCGGGCGAGAAGAATTTGATTGCCCTGTGCGGTCATATGGAGGAAGGGACTACTGGCCACCAGCTCATGTCAGGTGTCAGGAACTTTACCCTCCGTGACATGATATCGAAGGAGTCGAAGGAAGTCGATGTCCGCTGCAAGGTGGCCCACTTTGATATATCTGCCCATGCTATGCACAACGAGCTGTGCAACTATATATCTAGGATCAAGCCCGAGAGACTCGTGCTAGTCCATGGCGACGAGGAGAGCCTCAACGCCCTCGCAGAGTCGGTCAAGCAACACACTGGTGAAATAATCATACCCTCGGTGGGTGAGATTGTTGATCTTGAACACAGGCCCCTGAGCAGCACGCAAGAAGTCCATGTCGAGGTTCCGATCTCCCAGTCGACTTCGATTATTGTGCCAAAGAGCTTTTCCATGAGGGTCAGGCACCACGGCAGGGACCGGTTCATGCGGGCAGAGGACATACGATCGCTGATAAACACCAAGTGA
- a CDS encoding thioredoxin domain-containing protein, producing MSAVPIEITDEDFDGFIDGNAIAVVEFWDPWCSICSEMAPVYEELARKYAGKAAFAKLNMRENRKKPDDYEVYVTPTFIFFRNGREVHRLGGLMEPEKLEEDIKERLLGR from the coding sequence TTGTCAGCAGTTCCAATCGAAATAACAGACGAGGATTTTGATGGTTTCATTGACGGGAACGCGATTGCTGTTGTGGAGTTCTGGGATCCCTGGTGCAGCATCTGCAGCGAGATGGCGCCGGTGTACGAAGAGCTGGCGAGGAAGTACGCAGGCAAGGCGGCTTTTGCAAAGCTTAACATGAGGGAGAACAGGAAGAAGCCGGATGATTATGAAGTCTATGTCACGCCTACATTCATCTTCTTCAGGAACGGCAGGGAAGTCCACAGACTGGGGGGGCTGATGGAGCCGGAGAAGCTCGAGGAAGACATTAAAGAACGGCTGCTCGGTCGATGA
- a CDS encoding class I SAM-dependent methyltransferase has translation MERNSEGREIGELYDRIADDFARTRRRAWPSILGLRGGRGMALDLGCGTGRNAAVLASFGYHVVAADLSIGMLRSLRKSFAGRGMEAVRCDALYLPFREGSFDAVALVAVIHHIRGRGNRLKAMAEIRRVTRSGGRVLVTAWSMIQARFLRRCIGIISNPLRGGELGDLVVPWGRKGGRFYHLFTKQELEKTVRGSGLRVIKSYGERIRGRLPENWVVLAEKV, from the coding sequence TTGGAGCGGAATTCCGAGGGCAGGGAGATCGGGGAGCTTTACGACAGGATTGCAGACGACTTTGCGAGGACCCGTAGGAGGGCTTGGCCTTCGATACTGGGGCTGAGGGGAGGGAGAGGGATGGCGCTCGACCTCGGCTGCGGCACAGGGAGAAATGCGGCTGTGTTGGCATCATTCGGGTATCACGTTGTCGCTGCAGACTTGTCGATCGGGATGCTCAGGTCTTTGAGGAAGAGCTTCGCCGGGCGGGGAATGGAAGCGGTCAGGTGCGACGCGCTCTACCTCCCATTCAGGGAGGGTTCCTTCGACGCTGTAGCGCTCGTGGCGGTGATACACCACATAAGGGGGAGGGGGAACAGGCTGAAAGCAATGGCGGAGATCAGGAGGGTGACCAGATCGGGGGGGCGGGTCCTCGTCACGGCCTGGTCAATGATCCAAGCCAGGTTTCTGAGAAGGTGCATCGGGATCATCTCCAATCCGCTGAGGGGAGGGGAACTGGGCGATCTGGTTGTCCCTTGGGGTAGAAAGGGAGGAAGGTTTTACCACCTCTTCACAAAGCAGGAATTGGAGAAGACGGTCAGGGGTTCTGGCTTGAGGGTAATCAAGTCATATGGTGAGAGGATAAGGGGCAGACTCCCGGAGAACTGGGTAGTGCTCGCCGAGAAGGTTTGA
- a CDS encoding acetoin utilization protein AcuC, with product MIKLVDGAAFIYDDSVLKYDFGRDHPFKIHRVKMAKDLLSRSFQDLHVEPPRDATRSEAELFHEPGYLDLVKRFSAAGTGFLDGGDTPAFKGCYEASLIVVGATLRAVEMVLGGEYAHAVSFAGGLHHAGRGNASGFCIMNDCAVALARLRGLLGRVAYIDLDAHHGDGVMYGFYSDPGVINVDVHQDGRTLFPWTGSHLESGSGEARGTKLNIPLPPGSADDLLLSLFEEFAMPLLEEKKPEFLIVQCGADGLKGDPLASLSFTLHGYLRVIEMLHDFSHRACRGRLVLVGGGGYNPEAAADCWAVEYAAISGKAPVCRPDPSTSLPSVLRKAESIRAEIRANHPSFSA from the coding sequence GTGATCAAGTTGGTAGATGGTGCCGCCTTCATATACGACGACTCCGTCCTGAAGTATGATTTCGGAAGAGATCACCCTTTCAAGATCCATAGGGTGAAGATGGCAAAGGATCTCCTTTCACGCTCATTCCAGGACCTCCATGTCGAACCTCCAAGGGATGCCACTCGGAGCGAAGCTGAGCTCTTCCATGAGCCCGGATATCTAGATCTGGTCAAACGTTTTTCCGCGGCGGGCACCGGATTTCTGGACGGGGGCGACACGCCTGCATTCAAGGGGTGCTACGAAGCCTCTCTCATCGTGGTTGGTGCCACCTTGCGCGCGGTCGAAATGGTGCTCGGGGGCGAATACGCTCACGCCGTAAGCTTTGCCGGGGGACTCCACCATGCAGGCAGGGGCAACGCCTCCGGCTTCTGCATAATGAACGACTGCGCGGTCGCATTGGCGCGGCTGAGGGGGCTCCTGGGGAGGGTCGCCTACATAGACCTCGATGCACACCACGGGGACGGTGTGATGTACGGCTTCTACTCGGATCCAGGTGTTATCAATGTCGACGTCCATCAAGACGGGAGGACCCTCTTCCCATGGACTGGCAGCCACCTAGAGTCGGGCTCAGGGGAAGCCAGGGGTACAAAGCTTAACATCCCCCTCCCTCCGGGATCCGCCGACGACCTCCTGCTGTCTCTGTTCGAGGAATTCGCTATGCCACTCCTCGAGGAGAAGAAGCCTGAATTCTTGATCGTCCAGTGCGGAGCGGACGGACTGAAGGGCGACCCCTTGGCGAGTCTGTCCTTCACCCTTCACGGGTACCTCAGGGTGATCGAAATGTTGCATGACTTCTCGCACAGGGCCTGCAGGGGGAGGCTCGTACTGGTAGGCGGGGGCGGTTACAACCCTGAGGCCGCGGCAGATTGCTGGGCTGTCGAGTACGCGGCGATCTCGGGGAAAGCCCCAGTTTGTAGGCCCGACCCTTCGACATCGCTGCCCTCGGTATTGCGCAAGGCTGAATCGATCAGGGCGGAGATAAGGGCGAATCACCCTTCGTTCTCGGCTTAG
- a CDS encoding tRNA uridine(34) 5-carboxymethylaminomethyl modification radical SAM/GNAT enzyme Elp3 codes for MEQANEGSLEGRVARRIIEELKGGKPGKDALAVLKYRICKEEGLTKVLKDHEVARYLRGDEGWLRELLRGKSVRGASGIYTVAVMTKPSKCPKEKPCLYCPGGVDSGTPQSYLGREPALMRGLQTGFDPYIQVRYRIGQYEAIGHIPSKIHLIIMGGTFPAADLEYQEWFITRCFQAMNDYPKEKGWRWQYLERAMEENELAGIRCTGITLETRPDWAGEGQTDRMISLGATLVEIGVQALDDRVLQLVNRGHCVDDVVSATRTLRDSGLKVGYHMMPGLPGRGADGDLEDLERIFEDPDFRPDYLKIYPTLVIEGTGLYELWKGGQYKAMEIEEAAELIERASEHFPEWVRVSRIQRDVPADIIVDGVKASNLRELVEKRLSRDGRRCRCIRCREIGIAEARGRRVCSLDPKIRVATYEAGGGQEEFISVVDARNDLLIGFLRLRIPSERAHRKEVEGAAVVRELHVYGKQIPVGKREEGGFQHQGWGTDLLRRAEEIASDKYDRKRIVVLPGAGVREYYRKRGYSRVSSSPFMVKELG; via the coding sequence ATGGAACAGGCAAATGAAGGATCCCTGGAAGGGAGGGTTGCAAGGAGAATCATAGAAGAGCTCAAGGGAGGCAAACCAGGAAAGGACGCGCTGGCCGTTCTGAAGTACAGGATCTGCAAAGAGGAGGGGCTAACGAAGGTCCTGAAGGACCACGAGGTTGCGCGGTACCTCAGGGGTGACGAGGGCTGGCTGCGCGAGCTGCTCAGAGGTAAAAGTGTGAGGGGCGCGTCGGGAATCTATACGGTGGCTGTGATGACGAAGCCCTCGAAGTGCCCAAAGGAAAAGCCGTGCCTTTACTGCCCCGGCGGGGTCGATTCGGGGACGCCTCAGAGCTACCTCGGAAGGGAGCCTGCGCTGATGCGCGGCCTTCAGACCGGTTTTGATCCTTACATCCAGGTGAGGTACAGGATAGGGCAGTACGAGGCGATCGGGCACATCCCATCTAAAATCCATCTCATCATAATGGGGGGCACCTTCCCAGCTGCAGATCTCGAGTACCAGGAGTGGTTCATCACCAGGTGCTTCCAGGCTATGAACGATTACCCCAAGGAGAAAGGCTGGAGGTGGCAGTACCTCGAGCGCGCCATGGAGGAGAACGAGCTCGCGGGCATCAGGTGCACCGGGATCACGCTCGAAACGAGGCCGGACTGGGCAGGCGAGGGCCAGACTGACAGGATGATAAGCCTCGGGGCTACGCTCGTGGAGATCGGGGTCCAGGCTTTGGACGACAGGGTACTTCAGCTCGTAAACAGGGGCCACTGCGTCGACGATGTGGTATCGGCGACCAGGACCCTCAGGGATTCTGGGCTGAAGGTCGGATACCACATGATGCCTGGCCTGCCTGGGAGGGGGGCAGACGGAGATCTTGAGGACCTGGAAAGGATATTTGAGGACCCTGATTTCAGACCTGACTACCTCAAGATCTATCCCACCCTTGTGATCGAGGGGACTGGGCTCTACGAGCTCTGGAAGGGGGGGCAATACAAGGCGATGGAGATCGAAGAGGCGGCGGAACTGATAGAGAGAGCATCAGAGCACTTCCCCGAATGGGTCAGGGTCTCCAGGATCCAGAGGGACGTCCCGGCAGACATAATTGTGGACGGGGTGAAGGCGAGCAACCTGAGGGAGCTCGTTGAGAAAAGGCTCTCCCGGGACGGCAGAAGGTGCAGGTGCATAAGGTGCCGGGAGATAGGGATCGCAGAGGCGAGGGGGCGCAGGGTGTGCAGCCTCGACCCGAAGATCAGAGTCGCGACATACGAGGCAGGAGGGGGGCAGGAAGAGTTCATCTCGGTCGTTGACGCTAGGAATGACCTGCTGATCGGCTTTCTAAGGCTCAGGATACCGTCCGAACGTGCCCACAGGAAGGAAGTTGAGGGCGCCGCCGTCGTCAGGGAGCTCCACGTCTATGGGAAGCAGATACCAGTCGGCAAGAGGGAAGAGGGAGGCTTCCAGCACCAAGGGTGGGGCACAGATCTCCTCAGGAGGGCGGAGGAGATCGCGTCGGATAAGTATGACCGCAAGAGGATCGTCGTCCTTCCAGGCGCAGGCGTAAGGGAGTATTATCGGAAGAGGGGTTATTCGAGGGTCAGTTCATCGCCGTTCATGGTGAAAGAGCTGGGCTAA